In Helicobacter mastomyrinus, the sequence GGGCGTGAGGGCTTCGTCTTTTTGCTTAGGCAAAAGTGGCACCATATATTCAAAATATACTTTTTCTTCATCAAAGTAGGTATTGGGCTGTGAACTGATAATCCCCATTTTTTCATCATTTTTCATAAAAAAAATGATGCTATAAGGGGCTTTGAGATTCTGTGTGAGGGATTGCTTATAGGTATCGCGCTGAATCTTTTGCCACTCTTTTGCTGTGTGTTGGTTTTTGTCTGTATTATCCTCTTGTGTAGATTCTGGGATTTTATCAATAACGGCAACATAGAGAGAATAACCCGTTTTTGAGAAAAGCTCATTTGAAAGGATTTCTACAAATTCTACGCTTTTAGGGATAAGTAGCCAATGGGGATTATCAATAACATAAGATGTTTTAGCGTCATTTGCATAAGAAAGGGACAGACAGAGGCTAGCAAATGCTAGCCTCCTTAACGATAAAAGCATTTTAAACCAAATGTAAGAAGAAGTTAGGGATAAAAGGAATGATAATTGTCATAACAATAGTGAGGACAATTAATCCTCCAAGTAATTTTTCAATCAATGTGAGTTTCATACTGCCTCCTTATTGTACATCTGTGCGGTATTTTGCATTATCAGTGTTTTTTTGCTTAATTTCTGTTGCATCAATAATTTTGTAATAATCAGTTGCTACCGATTTTTGCGTGAGGATAGCACAAGTGCCTAGCCCCGCAACAACACTTAGCAAAAGCACTACCGCGATGAAAAATCCTGTTAAACCATTAAGTCCAAACAAACCATTCATACAAGCCTCCTTATTCTGCTTGAGATTCTAAAGAGCGGATAAACGCATTCAACGCTTCTTTTTGATTAGGATGAAAATTTGCATACTCAAATGAAGGCATAATACCAATCATACCTTTTTTACCCTTGGAGAGCACTTCTGTTAGATAATCTGTCGTGCCATATTTGCTTAAATCTGGTGCAAATCCATCAACCCCACTGCCATTGCCTCTACCCTCATCACCATGACAAGCAGCACAATGCATAGCAAAAAGCTCTTTACCTTTATTTACTTCAAGTGGGTATTTTGTGTTTTTTACATTTGAAATATCCTGCATTACATAAGCCGCAATGGCTTTAGCCTCACTATCACTCATTTCAAGAGGTGTCATTTCACCAGCGATATACCCTAAGCCTTTGCTTCCATTTTTAATAACATCAATAATTCCATCTTCTTTACCCCATTTAGTAAGATCTGATGCTTTGCCATTCATACCTTCTGCGGTAATGCCGTGACATTGAGAACATTGCACAAGGAATATGCTTTGTCCCATATTGCTTAATTCCTCACCATTGAGTTTTTT encodes:
- a CDS encoding c-type cytochrome; translated protein: MNWSDNITTLGLLGAFVILILTIFVMGVYLKKIRDGKAEGEVVGESWDGIGEQTNNLPVGWAACFLGVLIWGFWYIFLGYPLNAYSQIGEYNQEVQNYKDKYEATWKKLNGEELSNMGQSIFLVQCSQCHGITAEGMNGKASDLTKWGKEDGIIDVIKNGSKGLGYIAGEMTPLEMSDSEAKAIAAYVMQDISNVKNTKYPLEVNKGKELFAMHCAACHGDEGRGNGSGVDGFAPDLSKYGTTDYLTEVLSKGKKGMIGIMPSFEYANFHPNQKEALNAFIRSLESQAE
- a CDS encoding DUF4006 family protein, whose protein sequence is MNGLFGLNGLTGFFIAVVLLLSVVAGLGTCAILTQKSVATDYYKIIDATEIKQKNTDNAKYRTDVQ